In Saccharomonospora marina XMU15, one genomic interval encodes:
- a CDS encoding ABC transporter ATP-binding protein — translation MNPRELDVERLTLRFGGLCALDEVSFTVRPGSLHALIGPNGAGKSSCFNVISGLYRATDGTVKFGEHELTRERPSHMAKLGIGRAFQNTALSPHSTVLDNVMLGRYALTSGGFLACGLRPPWIRKQERRHAARAAEICDFLGIGDVLRTPVGVLPYGAVKRVDIARALAVEPSLLLLDEPAAGMNATETAELASTIRQIRDELGISILLVEHDMGLVMGIADQVTVLDFGRVIADGEPALVRADPEVIRAYLGTESTQSATSTEAG, via the coding sequence ATGAACCCGCGCGAGTTGGACGTGGAACGGCTGACGCTTCGCTTCGGTGGGCTGTGCGCGCTGGACGAGGTGTCCTTCACGGTCCGGCCCGGTTCGCTGCACGCGCTCATCGGGCCCAACGGCGCGGGAAAGTCCAGTTGCTTCAACGTCATCAGCGGGCTGTACCGCGCAACCGACGGCACGGTGAAGTTCGGCGAGCACGAACTGACCCGTGAGCGCCCCTCGCACATGGCGAAGCTCGGAATCGGCAGGGCATTCCAGAACACCGCGCTTTCGCCGCACTCCACCGTGCTCGACAACGTGATGCTCGGCAGGTACGCGCTGACCAGCGGCGGCTTCCTTGCCTGCGGGCTGCGTCCACCCTGGATTCGCAAGCAGGAGCGCAGGCACGCAGCCAGGGCCGCGGAAATCTGCGACTTCCTCGGCATCGGTGACGTGCTGCGGACCCCGGTCGGGGTCCTGCCCTACGGCGCGGTGAAGCGGGTGGACATCGCCAGAGCGCTCGCGGTCGAGCCCTCGCTGCTGCTGCTCGACGAACCCGCGGCGGGGATGAACGCGACCGAGACCGCGGAACTGGCCAGCACCATCCGGCAGATCCGCGACGAACTCGGCATCTCGATCCTGCTGGTGGAACACGACATGGGACTTGTGATGGGCATCGCGGATCAGGTGACGGTGCTGGACTTCGGCCGAGTCATCGCGGACGGCGAGCCCGCGCTGGTGCGGGCGGACCCCGAGGTCATCAGGGCATACCTGGGCACCGAAAGCACCCAAAGCGCCACGAGCACGGAGGCCGGATAA
- a CDS encoding ABC transporter ATP-binding protein — protein MLTIRDLRVRYGRSVAALHGIDLEVPDDGVVAVLGSNGAGKSTLLRAISGTLRMHRGTVSGGQIHYGDRRIDRLDPAAIVRLGVVGVPEGRQIFARMTVEENLRAGGIGASSATDRADARKRVLDLFPVLAERAKQRAGLLSGGEQQMLAIGRALMTGPSLLLLDEPSLGLAPKVVERIAETIREIHAQGTAVVLVEQNAVMALAVADSAVVLEVGKVALAGSAEELSASEDVQRLYLGGHAESQAEAEREAEQARAVRASRRGLSRWAG, from the coding sequence ATGTTGACGATCCGTGACCTCCGGGTGCGCTACGGGCGTTCTGTGGCCGCCCTCCACGGCATCGATCTCGAGGTGCCCGACGACGGCGTGGTCGCGGTGCTCGGCAGCAACGGAGCGGGCAAGTCGACCCTGCTGCGCGCCATCTCCGGAACCCTTCGGATGCACCGGGGAACCGTGTCCGGCGGGCAGATCCACTACGGCGACCGCAGGATCGACCGGCTCGACCCCGCCGCGATCGTGCGACTCGGCGTCGTCGGTGTCCCGGAGGGCAGGCAGATCTTCGCCAGGATGACCGTCGAGGAGAACCTGCGTGCGGGTGGGATCGGAGCCAGTTCCGCCACCGACCGTGCCGATGCGAGGAAGCGGGTGCTTGACCTGTTCCCGGTACTCGCCGAACGCGCGAAGCAGCGGGCGGGCCTGCTCTCCGGTGGCGAGCAGCAGATGCTCGCCATCGGCAGGGCACTGATGACCGGCCCCAGCCTGCTGCTGCTCGACGAGCCGTCGCTCGGCCTGGCCCCCAAGGTCGTCGAGCGCATCGCGGAGACCATCAGGGAGATCCACGCGCAGGGCACCGCCGTGGTGCTGGTCGAGCAGAACGCCGTGATGGCGCTGGCCGTGGCCGACTCCGCCGTCGTGCTCGAAGTGGGCAAGGTCGCGCTCGCCGGTTCGGCCGAGGAGCTTTCGGCCAGCGAGGACGTGCAGCGGCTCTATCTCGGCGGGCATGCCGAGTCGCAGGCGGAGGCCGAGCGCGAGGCGGAGCAGGCCCGCGCCGTGCGAGCCAGCCGACGCGGATTGTCGAGGTGGGCCGGATGA
- a CDS encoding response regulator: MTATVLVVDDHPVVRDGVALLLRSDPSLTVIGSAESGQAGINRAGELRPDVVLLDLRLPDMLAPEVIAGLRRAHPAAKVVVFTAHGDHQGVVAAIEAGAAGGLLKDVAGTDLAAALRRVLRGERVVDPRILPDKGQRSDALARSGLTRREYEVLRLAAQGKTNPEIAQVTGLTRNTVKTYLQSALHKLGARNRVEAIGKASEAGLL; encoded by the coding sequence ATGACCGCGACCGTGCTGGTCGTGGACGACCATCCGGTCGTCCGTGACGGGGTGGCATTGTTACTGCGTTCCGATCCCTCGCTGACGGTGATCGGCTCTGCCGAGTCAGGACAAGCCGGTATCAATCGCGCGGGTGAGCTGCGGCCGGACGTCGTTCTGCTCGATCTGCGGCTGCCGGACATGCTGGCTCCGGAGGTCATCGCCGGCCTGCGCAGGGCACACCCTGCCGCGAAGGTCGTGGTGTTCACCGCGCACGGCGACCACCAGGGGGTGGTCGCCGCGATCGAGGCGGGCGCGGCGGGCGGGCTGCTCAAGGACGTCGCCGGTACCGACCTCGCCGCCGCGCTGCGGCGGGTACTGCGCGGCGAGCGGGTGGTCGACCCCCGCATCCTGCCGGACAAGGGCCAGCGCTCCGACGCGCTGGCCCGTAGCGGGCTCACCAGGCGCGAATACGAGGTGCTGCGACTGGCGGCACAGGGCAAGACGAATCCGGAGATCGCGCAGGTGACCGGGCTGACGCGCAACACGGTGAAGACGTACCTGCAGTCCGCGTTGCACAAGCTGGGCGCCCGCAACCGGGTCGAGGCCATCGGCAAGGCCAGCGAGGCCGGGCTGTTGTGA
- a CDS encoding GAF domain-containing sensor histidine kinase: MERVVERSNALDGLLRERDALLAVMDRVVALHGTARLIREAIGADSGFVADLNSPDQAVIRWLSGTRTHELQNLIVPIGQGIGGRVLALGKPVRVSDYVSSPTITHQFDAQVRGEGLGAMLAVPIVSKSEDSERTVAVAYAAMRKAADFGDDAVRTIESIADHAATALHIATVAESNRADAITTERQRMRSALHDSVGALLFSIGVQVRDLHESIRDNPALDHRLRRLESDVSAASSALRESLLALSESTPERALPVELAEHVRSFEARTGVPARFVQLAPVSPMDAERTALLISVVREGLLNVEKHARAFSVVVSLGPCDGGVQLVVADDGTSEPAAPGPSTGMGVRTLAERAARLGGRVSLVRDDDDGCTLRAWLPNVEPR; this comes from the coding sequence ATGGAGCGTGTGGTGGAGCGCAGCAATGCGCTCGACGGGCTTCTGCGCGAGCGGGATGCCCTGCTCGCGGTGATGGACCGTGTCGTGGCTCTGCACGGAACCGCCCGGCTCATCCGCGAAGCGATCGGCGCCGACTCCGGGTTCGTGGCCGACCTCAACAGCCCCGACCAGGCCGTGATCCGCTGGCTTTCCGGGACCCGGACCCACGAGCTGCAGAACCTCATCGTGCCGATCGGGCAGGGCATCGGTGGCCGTGTGCTCGCACTCGGTAAGCCGGTTCGAGTCAGCGACTACGTCAGCTCGCCAACCATCACCCACCAGTTCGACGCCCAGGTACGCGGCGAGGGGCTGGGCGCGATGCTGGCCGTGCCGATCGTCAGCAAGTCCGAGGACAGCGAGCGGACGGTAGCCGTCGCCTACGCCGCCATGCGCAAGGCCGCCGACTTCGGTGACGACGCCGTACGCACCATCGAGAGCATCGCCGACCATGCCGCCACGGCGCTGCACATCGCCACGGTCGCGGAGTCCAACAGGGCCGACGCGATCACCACGGAGCGGCAGCGGATGCGCAGCGCCTTGCACGACTCGGTCGGTGCGCTGCTGTTCTCCATCGGCGTGCAGGTTCGCGACCTGCACGAGAGCATCCGCGACAACCCGGCACTCGATCACAGGCTGCGCAGGCTGGAGTCGGACGTCTCGGCCGCTTCCAGCGCGTTGCGGGAGTCGCTGCTTGCGCTTTCGGAGAGCACACCGGAACGGGCGCTGCCGGTCGAACTCGCCGAGCACGTCCGTTCGTTCGAGGCGCGCACCGGGGTGCCCGCGCGGTTCGTGCAGCTCGCGCCGGTCTCGCCGATGGACGCCGAGCGCACCGCGCTGCTGATCTCCGTGGTCAGGGAGGGCCTGCTCAACGTGGAAAAGCACGCGCGGGCGTTTTCCGTGGTCGTCAGCCTGGGGCCGTGTGACGGCGGGGTGCAGCTCGTGGTGGCCGACGACGGCACGAGCGAACCAGCCGCGCCCGGCCCGAGCACCGGGATGGGGGTACGCACGCTCGCCGAGCGTGCCGCCCGCCTCGGCGGGAGGGTGAGTCTGGTGCGCGACGACGACGACGGTTGCACGTTGCGTGCGTGGCTGCCGAATGTCGAGCCTCGATGA
- a CDS encoding permease encodes MVPRTASTVHSRSRLLGIAVFAVLSVLALLVAKWWPYADKTVSLVDGGTWQGGSSLDTSTAAPGLTAGWEFLLSYGEAVWLALVAAVLIGAAIEALLPRDWLVRSLGRWGPIGGGLLALPSMMCTCCAAPIVKSMRRGGARTGPAVAYWLANPVLNPAVLVFLLLVCPWQWAATRLVAGLVLVLGVSALAARFAGEPAVSGDPRLMPVPAGTTAPARRFALALARFALLLVPAYAVLVFAVGALRGWLPPLGTELAGATAVAAVVAAVVGLLVVIPTAGEIPVVLALAAAGFSPFVLGILLITLPAVSLPSMLLLARALTFRTTAIVAAGVTATGVLAGALLAALSAAGLGIP; translated from the coding sequence GTGGTGCCGCGGACCGCTTCGACCGTCCATTCCCGATCCCGGCTGCTCGGTATCGCCGTGTTCGCCGTGTTGTCCGTACTCGCGCTGCTTGTCGCCAAGTGGTGGCCGTACGCGGACAAGACGGTGTCGCTGGTGGACGGCGGCACGTGGCAGGGCGGTTCGTCACTGGACACGAGCACGGCGGCGCCCGGACTCACGGCGGGCTGGGAGTTCCTGCTCTCCTACGGCGAGGCGGTGTGGCTCGCGCTCGTGGCGGCCGTACTGATCGGCGCGGCGATCGAAGCGCTGCTTCCCCGCGACTGGCTGGTGCGCTCTCTCGGCAGGTGGGGACCGATCGGCGGCGGCCTGCTCGCGCTGCCGAGCATGATGTGCACCTGCTGCGCCGCGCCGATCGTGAAGTCGATGCGTCGCGGGGGCGCACGAACCGGCCCGGCCGTTGCCTACTGGCTGGCGAACCCCGTGCTCAACCCCGCTGTGCTGGTCTTCCTGCTGCTCGTGTGCCCGTGGCAGTGGGCCGCGACCAGGCTCGTCGCGGGGCTGGTGCTCGTGCTCGGCGTGTCGGCGCTCGCGGCCAGGTTCGCAGGCGAACCGGCCGTTTCCGGTGACCCTCGGCTGATGCCCGTGCCTGCAGGCACCACGGCCCCGGCACGCCGGTTCGCACTCGCACTGGCTCGCTTCGCGCTGCTGCTCGTGCCCGCATATGCCGTGCTGGTGTTCGCGGTGGGCGCGCTGCGTGGCTGGCTGCCACCGCTGGGCACGGAGCTCGCAGGCGCGACCGCCGTCGCCGCCGTGGTCGCCGCGGTGGTCGGCCTGCTCGTGGTGATCCCGACAGCGGGAGAGATCCCCGTGGTGCTCGCGCTGGCCGCCGCTGGGTTCTCTCCGTTCGTGCTCGGGATCTTGCTCATCACGCTGCCCGCGGTCAGCCTGCCCTCGATGTTGCTGCTGGCCCGGGCACTGACCTTCCGCACGACGGCGATCGTCGCGGCAGGCGTCACGGCCACCGGGGTGCTCGCGGGCGCGTTGCTCGCCGCACTGAGCGCGGCAGGCCTCGGTATCCCGTGA
- a CDS encoding transketolase, giving the protein MSVATVDVERLTELGQQLRVDAVRASGAANSGHPTSSMSAADLMAVLLARHLRYDFSASQNPANDHLIFSKGHASPLLYAMYVAAGAISEEELLRYRTSGSRLEGHPTPQLPWVDVATGSLGQGLPIGVGLALAGRDLDRRDYRVWVLCGDSELAEGSMWEAFEHAGDQRLANLIAIVDVNRLGQRGPTRHGWDTGAYARRIAAFGWHTVEIDGHDVDQIERAYSEAEQSDRPTAILARTRKGKGVAAVEDAERAHGKPLPDTETAIEELGGRRSIRVEVAAPQADDRLPRLTTRSLELPVYSTGEQVATRTAFGEAITALGKVRSDIVVLDGEVGDSTRSQFFEREHPQRFFQFYIAEQQLVAAAVAMQVRGWVPYAATFAAFLSRAYDFVRMAAVSGADLCLVGSHAGVSIGQDGPSQMGLEDLAMFRALWRSTVLYPCDANQTAHLTAAMADHSGIRYLRTTRGDTPVLYGEEEAFPIGGSKVLRSSPEDQVTIVGAGITVHEALAAADRLADDGVVARVIDLYSVKPVDVVTLHQAAADTGRIVTVEDHWPQGGLGDAVLDAFTQTTAFPRVAKLGVLALPGSATPQEQLQHAAIDADAIVEAALGLVEG; this is encoded by the coding sequence ATGTCGGTGGCGACCGTGGACGTCGAGAGGCTCACCGAACTGGGGCAGCAGCTCAGAGTGGATGCCGTGCGTGCCTCCGGCGCCGCCAACTCCGGACACCCAACCTCCTCCATGTCGGCGGCCGACCTGATGGCCGTGCTGCTGGCCAGACACCTGCGCTACGACTTCTCAGCCAGCCAGAACCCGGCCAACGACCATCTGATCTTCTCCAAGGGCCACGCCTCACCGCTGCTGTACGCGATGTACGTGGCGGCGGGCGCCATCTCCGAGGAGGAACTGCTCAGGTACCGGACGTCGGGCAGCCGCCTCGAAGGCCACCCGACACCGCAGTTGCCGTGGGTGGACGTCGCGACCGGGTCGCTGGGACAGGGCCTGCCGATCGGCGTGGGGCTCGCACTCGCGGGCAGGGACCTCGACCGGCGCGACTACCGGGTGTGGGTGCTGTGCGGCGACAGCGAACTGGCCGAAGGCTCGATGTGGGAGGCCTTCGAGCACGCCGGTGACCAGCGGCTGGCCAACCTGATCGCGATCGTTGACGTCAACCGGCTCGGACAGCGCGGGCCGACGCGACACGGCTGGGACACCGGTGCCTACGCACGCCGGATCGCCGCGTTCGGCTGGCACACCGTCGAGATCGACGGCCACGACGTCGACCAGATCGAGCGCGCCTACAGCGAGGCGGAGCAATCCGACCGGCCGACGGCGATCCTGGCCCGCACCAGGAAGGGCAAGGGCGTGGCTGCTGTCGAGGACGCCGAACGTGCGCACGGCAAGCCGTTGCCCGACACCGAAACCGCGATCGAGGAACTCGGTGGGCGCCGCTCCATCCGGGTCGAGGTGGCCGCACCGCAGGCCGACGATCGGTTGCCAAGGCTGACCACGAGGTCGCTGGAACTGCCGGTCTACTCGACCGGCGAGCAGGTGGCCACCCGTACCGCGTTCGGCGAGGCGATCACCGCGCTCGGCAAGGTCCGCTCGGACATCGTCGTGCTCGACGGCGAGGTCGGCGACTCCACCCGCAGCCAGTTCTTCGAACGGGAGCACCCGCAGCGGTTCTTCCAGTTCTACATCGCCGAGCAGCAGCTGGTCGCGGCTGCCGTGGCGATGCAGGTGCGCGGTTGGGTGCCCTATGCCGCGACCTTCGCCGCGTTCCTCAGCCGCGCCTACGACTTCGTGCGGATGGCAGCCGTGAGCGGAGCGGATCTGTGCCTGGTCGGCTCGCACGCGGGTGTGTCCATCGGCCAGGACGGGCCCTCACAGATGGGGCTGGAGGACCTGGCGATGTTCCGCGCGCTGTGGCGAAGCACCGTGCTCTACCCCTGCGACGCCAACCAGACGGCACACCTCACCGCCGCGATGGCCGACCACTCCGGAATCCGATACCTGCGCACCACCAGGGGTGACACCCCGGTGTTGTACGGCGAGGAGGAAGCGTTCCCCATCGGGGGCAGCAAGGTGCTGCGCTCCTCACCCGAGGACCAGGTCACGATCGTCGGCGCGGGAATCACGGTGCACGAGGCGCTGGCCGCCGCCGACCGGCTCGCCGACGACGGGGTCGTGGCCCGCGTGATCGACCTGTACTCGGTGAAGCCGGTGGACGTCGTGACCCTGCACCAGGCGGCCGCCGACACCGGCCGGATCGTCACCGTGGAGGATCACTGGCCGCAGGGTGGACTCGGCGACGCCGTGCTCGACGCCTTCACCCAGACCACGGCGTTTCCCCGGGTGGCCAAGCTCGGGGTGCTCGCCCTGCCGGGTTCGGCCACCCCGCAGGAGCAGTTGCAGCACGCGGCGATCGACGCCGACGCGATCGTGGAAGCCGCGCTCGGCCTCGTCGAGGGCTGA
- a CDS encoding TetR/AcrR family transcriptional regulator codes for MTARRMPRAQRREQILDAATRAFARAGFATTGLDDVAEEAGITKVIVYRHFESKNALYRAVLDRACARLDEAVGSDHFDDTSIPALVRAAAADPDGFRLLFRHAATEPEFREVAEALAASSTEVAHRNLADRIAAGPWADWAARLVPAVATEAVIAWLDAGQPDPEHAADRIRRAVHGVIEAAQP; via the coding sequence ATGACAGCTCGACGGATGCCGCGCGCGCAGCGGCGGGAACAGATCCTGGATGCGGCCACGCGCGCGTTCGCTCGCGCCGGATTCGCCACGACCGGTCTGGACGACGTCGCCGAGGAAGCAGGCATCACCAAGGTGATCGTCTACCGGCACTTCGAGTCGAAGAACGCGCTCTACCGCGCCGTGCTCGACCGTGCCTGTGCCCGGCTGGACGAGGCCGTGGGCTCCGACCACTTCGACGACACCAGCATTCCGGCACTGGTGCGCGCCGCCGCGGCCGATCCCGACGGCTTCCGGCTGCTGTTTCGCCACGCGGCCACCGAACCGGAGTTCCGCGAGGTGGCCGAGGCTCTCGCCGCGTCGTCCACCGAGGTCGCCCATCGCAACCTCGCGGACAGGATCGCCGCGGGGCCATGGGCCGACTGGGCAGCAAGGCTGGTTCCCGCCGTGGCCACGGAAGCGGTCATCGCCTGGCTCGACGCCGGGCAGCCCGATCCCGAGCACGCCGCGGACCGCATCAGGAGAGCCGTCCACGGCGTTATCGAAGCCGCCCAACCCTGA